One region of Paenibacillus polymyxa M1 genomic DNA includes:
- a CDS encoding aromatic acid exporter family protein produces the protein MGFRTIKTAIAALMAVLIAEGVGIHGATSAGLLAILGVDVTRKRSLRTISARFFASVVGLLFACVLFVVFGFHDWVLALYILTAFPVIVRVGFKEGIVTGSVVVFRVFSGGVIDMEVLLTQLALLVIGLGSAMVVNLAYMPRSDNTMQQIRQEVDRTFSVIFRNMANTLRSPAYIWDGKEVIEADSVITKGVTEAGRSLENQMLRPQEGWNVYFYMRKEQLDSIQNMMQLIAQMYQHMPQAKLLAELFDQLSNDVLAGHYTGQTEKLLEQVREEFKAMELPATREEFEIRSALLQLTHELHQYLKIAKKDKAPTPVKN, from the coding sequence ATGGGCTTTCGTACGATTAAAACGGCTATTGCCGCATTAATGGCCGTACTTATTGCGGAGGGAGTAGGCATTCACGGAGCCACCTCGGCAGGGCTTTTAGCAATTTTGGGGGTGGATGTCACACGCAAGAGAAGTCTCCGCACCATTTCGGCGAGATTTTTTGCATCCGTCGTGGGACTTCTTTTTGCTTGTGTTTTGTTTGTGGTATTCGGATTCCATGATTGGGTGCTTGCATTATATATTTTAACGGCGTTTCCGGTCATTGTACGGGTGGGCTTTAAGGAAGGCATTGTCACGGGTTCGGTCGTGGTTTTCCGAGTATTCAGCGGCGGTGTGATTGATATGGAGGTACTGCTGACCCAGCTGGCTCTGCTGGTGATTGGGCTGGGTTCTGCGATGGTTGTCAATCTAGCTTATATGCCGCGTTCTGATAATACAATGCAACAAATCCGGCAGGAGGTGGATCGGACATTTTCTGTTATATTCAGAAATATGGCCAACACGCTGCGTAGTCCGGCATACATATGGGATGGCAAGGAAGTTATTGAAGCGGACAGCGTGATCACCAAAGGGGTCACTGAGGCGGGTCGTTCATTGGAAAATCAAATGCTTCGTCCCCAAGAAGGCTGGAATGTGTATTTTTATATGCGCAAAGAACAGCTGGATTCGATTCAAAACATGATGCAGTTGATCGCACAAATGTATCAGCACATGCCGCAGGCCAAGCTTCTAGCCGAGCTGTTCGACCAGCTTAGCAACGACGTTTTGGCTGGACATTATACAGGACAGACCGAGAAGCTGTTGGAGCAGGTTCGTGAAGAATTTAAAGCCATGGAGCTTCCCGCAACTCGGGAGGAATTTGAGATTCGTTCAGCATTATTGCAGCTTACACATGAGCTTCACCAGTATTTGAAAATCGCTAAAAAGGACAAGGCCCCTACTCCGGTGAAAAATTAG
- a CDS encoding ABC transporter permease, with product MKNEADQPEQRWIQGLHQTYLRNRRMQQWLVTGVQIAILLLLFVLWEIAGRLKWIDVLLFSYPSKIFTQIGKDAVSGELWGHVGVTVGETMAGFLLGTLLGTLLAVLIWWSPFLSRVLDPYMVVFNSMPKVALGPIFIVMFGAGFTAILMTTLSITVIITTLVVYNSFQEVDPNLVKVVRTFGGTRRDTFQKVILPASFPAIVSTLKVNVGMAWVGVIVGEFLVAKNGLGYLIIYGFQVFNFTLVMSSLLIIAVVATLMYQAVVYVEHRLLSGRPHR from the coding sequence ATGAAGAACGAAGCTGATCAGCCTGAGCAACGTTGGATTCAAGGACTGCATCAGACGTATTTGCGTAACAGGCGTATGCAACAGTGGTTAGTAACAGGTGTGCAGATAGCTATTTTGCTGCTTTTATTTGTATTGTGGGAAATTGCAGGTCGTTTGAAGTGGATTGATGTATTGTTGTTTAGCTATCCTAGCAAAATTTTCACTCAGATTGGCAAGGATGCGGTCAGCGGGGAATTATGGGGACATGTAGGTGTCACTGTTGGAGAAACGATGGCAGGTTTTTTGCTCGGTACTCTGCTCGGCACATTGCTCGCGGTACTTATTTGGTGGTCGCCGTTTTTATCAAGGGTACTTGATCCATATATGGTTGTGTTTAACAGTATGCCCAAGGTAGCGCTAGGGCCAATATTTATCGTCATGTTTGGGGCGGGTTTTACCGCGATTCTGATGACAACCCTCTCCATTACGGTTATCATTACGACCCTTGTGGTATACAACAGTTTTCAGGAAGTCGATCCCAATTTGGTCAAAGTGGTTCGCACGTTTGGAGGAACACGCCGGGATACGTTTCAAAAGGTGATTTTGCCTGCCTCCTTTCCCGCAATTGTCTCTACGCTGAAAGTGAATGTCGGCATGGCATGGGTTGGCGTGATTGTTGGTGAATTTTTGGTTGCTAAAAATGGCTTAGGTTATTTGATCATTTATGGTTTTCAGGTGTTCAATTTCACACTGGTCATGTCCAGTCTGTTGATCATTGCTGTCGTAGCTACATTGATGTACCAGGCAGTTGTGTATGTGGAGCACCGCTTGCTTTCAGGTCGCCCTCATCGGTAA
- a CDS encoding ABC transporter ATP-binding protein: MTEEQSGLTADVTIPMVRMEQVTHVYVTDREASLAVENIDFSVNTGEFVSLVGPSGCGKTTILSMIAGLLRPAAGQVMLQGQPVSGPSPEVGYMLQQDYLFPWRTIMDNALLGLELSNRVDEAARERTRLLLEGMGLGGKEHLHPSQLSGGMRQRVALVRTLATNPGLLLLDEPFSALDYQTKLQLEDLVVQTLRERKKTAILVTHDLAEAIAVSDRVIVMGRNPGHIRRTFEIPDSIREAQPFYAREQPGFNELFHEIWRELEASGAKE; this comes from the coding sequence ATGACGGAGGAACAGAGTGGTCTCACTGCGGATGTGACGATCCCGATGGTGAGAATGGAGCAAGTGACCCATGTATACGTAACAGATCGGGAAGCTTCATTGGCGGTTGAGAATATCGATTTTTCCGTAAATACAGGGGAATTTGTCAGTTTAGTCGGTCCAAGCGGCTGCGGCAAAACGACGATCCTGTCTATGATCGCCGGGCTGCTGCGTCCAGCGGCAGGTCAAGTTATGTTGCAAGGTCAGCCGGTAAGTGGCCCGAGTCCTGAGGTCGGTTACATGTTGCAGCAGGATTATCTTTTCCCGTGGCGGACGATCATGGATAACGCATTGTTAGGTCTGGAACTAAGCAACAGAGTAGATGAAGCTGCGCGTGAGCGGACGCGATTATTGCTGGAAGGTATGGGTTTGGGAGGAAAGGAGCATTTGCATCCATCCCAGTTGTCTGGAGGAATGCGCCAGCGTGTGGCGCTGGTACGGACGCTGGCGACGAATCCGGGATTGCTGCTGCTGGATGAGCCGTTCTCCGCGCTGGATTATCAAACTAAGCTGCAGCTGGAGGACCTCGTTGTGCAAACCTTGCGCGAACGAAAGAAAACGGCGATTTTAGTCACGCACGATTTGGCCGAGGCCATTGCAGTCAGTGATCGGGTTATAGTGATGGGGCGAAATCCTGGTCATATCCGGCGTACTTTCGAGATTCCGGATTCCATTCGGGAAGCGCAGCCTTTTTATGCGCGCGAACAGCCGGGCTTTAATGAGCTATTTCATGAAATATGGCGGGAACTGGAGGCTTCGGGAGCAAAGGAGTGA
- a CDS encoding ABC transporter substrate-binding protein, whose protein sequence is MKYGARCKAVVAAALLGLLLLSGCAPKGGQTIEIRLGEVARTVFYAPQYVALSQGMFAQEGLDVQLATIPGGDKAMTALLSNQADIALIGAETSIYVYQQGSEDPIINFAQLTQKDGTFLFARQTKDSFDWEKLKQQSFLGQRKGGMPQMSLEFTLRKHGIDPHKDLKLIQNIDFANVASAFGSGTGDYVQLFEPQASIFEKEGRGRVVASIGVESGELPYTVYMAKQSYLNTNSEAAQKFTNAIYRAQQWIAAHSPEQIAEAITPYFKDTELAVLTSSIKRYKEQGTYAMNPMIEENEWNNLQDVMASAGELKSPVALDKLVNPSFAKQAISSNSIGNTETDVKKSTTEATDTAVDAGGSP, encoded by the coding sequence ATGAAATACGGCGCTCGTTGCAAAGCAGTGGTGGCTGCGGCACTACTCGGATTACTGTTGCTCAGTGGGTGTGCCCCCAAGGGGGGGCAGACGATTGAGATCAGACTTGGCGAGGTAGCCCGTACGGTCTTTTATGCGCCGCAGTATGTAGCCTTGAGCCAGGGGATGTTTGCTCAGGAGGGACTGGATGTCCAACTGGCTACGATCCCTGGCGGAGACAAGGCGATGACGGCGTTGTTGTCCAATCAGGCAGATATCGCACTGATCGGCGCGGAAACATCTATTTATGTGTATCAGCAAGGATCAGAGGACCCTATCATTAATTTTGCTCAGCTGACACAGAAGGACGGAACCTTTTTGTTTGCTCGGCAAACAAAGGATAGCTTTGACTGGGAAAAGCTGAAACAACAAAGTTTTTTGGGACAACGCAAGGGCGGAATGCCACAAATGTCACTTGAATTTACGCTTCGCAAACACGGCATTGATCCTCATAAGGATCTGAAGCTGATTCAAAATATTGATTTTGCCAATGTCGCCTCTGCTTTTGGTTCGGGTACAGGGGATTATGTGCAGCTGTTTGAGCCACAGGCGTCTATTTTTGAAAAGGAAGGTCGAGGTCGGGTAGTTGCCTCTATCGGCGTAGAGAGTGGCGAGTTGCCGTATACGGTATATATGGCGAAGCAAAGCTATCTAAACACCAATAGCGAAGCCGCTCAGAAATTTACAAATGCCATATATCGGGCACAGCAGTGGATTGCTGCGCATTCACCTGAACAGATCGCCGAAGCTATTACACCTTATTTTAAGGATACAGAATTAGCTGTTTTGACGAGTAGTATCAAGCGCTATAAGGAACAGGGTACCTATGCAATGAACCCGATGATTGAGGAAAATGAATGGAATAATTTACAGGATGTCATGGCTTCGGCAGGTGAGCTGAAAAGCCCGGTTGCACTAGATAAGCTGGTAAACCCAAGTTTTGCAAAACAGGCGATCTCCTCTAACTCTATCGGGAATACTGAAACAGATGTGAAAAAGAGCACAACCGAAGCTACGGATACAGCTGTGGATGCAGGAGGTTCACCATGA
- a CDS encoding carboxypeptidase M32 has product MEQQTLDQWTALKEISHKISGYGEAVGLLHWDLRTGAPRKGVDIRSETLGMLSTEMFKLMISDEMGQLLQFFAAKDKLEQLEDNDRRLVEECRKNYDLNRSVPTDRYREYSILAAQAESKWEEAKEHSDFAGFEPYLSKIVDMKREFIGYWGVKDTEYDTLLDQYEPGMTVEKLDAVFDRLKKRLVPLLSKIQTSPNQPDKSFLDGVFDVKQQEKFSLFILGQMGYDFDAGRLDESVHPFATGLNPGDVRITTHYLQDDVTSAIFSSLHEGGHALYEQNIAPELAGSLLSGGTSMGIHESQSRLWENKIGRSRAFWDRYYDDLQKHFPDRLAKVTAEQFYRAVNRVENSLIRIEADELTYNLHIIVRYEIEKMLFNEKLDVKRLPEVWNAKYKEYLGLLPPNDGLGVLQDVHWSGGDFGYFASYSLGNMYAAQILATLRKELPNLDELIAAGELEPIKQWLTERIYRYGKSRTPSELIVAITGEDLNPDYLADYLEDKYTSIYKL; this is encoded by the coding sequence ATGGAGCAACAGACGTTGGATCAATGGACGGCTTTAAAGGAAATCTCACACAAAATCAGCGGTTATGGCGAAGCAGTCGGCTTGCTGCACTGGGATTTACGGACAGGAGCTCCACGCAAGGGAGTTGACATTCGGTCCGAGACGTTGGGGATGCTGTCCACGGAAATGTTCAAGCTGATGATCTCAGATGAAATGGGGCAGTTGCTGCAATTTTTTGCCGCAAAAGACAAGCTGGAGCAACTGGAGGACAATGATCGCAGATTGGTAGAGGAATGTCGCAAAAATTATGACTTGAATCGTTCAGTCCCAACAGACCGCTACCGGGAGTATAGCATTTTAGCGGCTCAGGCAGAAAGCAAGTGGGAGGAAGCAAAGGAACATAGCGACTTTGCCGGATTCGAACCGTACTTGTCTAAAATCGTAGACATGAAGCGTGAGTTTATCGGCTACTGGGGTGTTAAGGATACAGAGTACGACACACTTTTGGATCAATATGAGCCAGGGATGACGGTTGAAAAGCTGGATGCTGTCTTTGATCGACTCAAAAAGCGCCTTGTACCCCTTCTGTCTAAAATTCAGACTTCACCCAACCAGCCGGATAAGAGCTTTTTAGACGGTGTATTTGATGTGAAGCAGCAGGAAAAGTTCAGTCTGTTCATTTTAGGGCAGATGGGTTATGACTTTGATGCAGGTCGTTTGGATGAGAGTGTGCATCCTTTTGCGACAGGATTAAATCCAGGTGATGTGCGTATAACAACACACTATTTGCAAGATGATGTAACCAGTGCTATTTTCAGCTCACTGCATGAAGGAGGCCATGCACTGTACGAACAAAACATTGCTCCTGAGCTGGCAGGATCACTACTGTCCGGAGGAACCTCTATGGGGATTCATGAATCCCAGTCCCGCTTGTGGGAAAATAAAATCGGACGCAGTCGTGCTTTCTGGGATCGGTATTACGATGATCTGCAAAAGCATTTTCCTGATCGTTTGGCGAAGGTCACGGCAGAGCAATTTTACCGGGCAGTCAATCGCGTGGAAAATTCATTGATTCGTATTGAAGCGGATGAGCTGACATATAATTTACATATCATTGTCCGCTATGAAATTGAGAAAATGCTGTTTAATGAAAAGCTGGATGTAAAGCGTCTCCCCGAAGTGTGGAATGCAAAATATAAAGAATACCTGGGGCTTCTACCCCCGAACGACGGGCTGGGCGTACTTCAAGACGTTCACTGGTCCGGTGGTGATTTTGGCTATTTTGCTTCTTACTCACTTGGCAATATGTATGCAGCCCAAATTTTGGCGACTCTGCGTAAGGAGCTGCCGAACCTGGATGAGCTGATTGCTGCTGGTGAGCTGGAGCCGATCAAGCAATGGCTGACTGAACGGATTTACCGTTACGGCAAGAGCCGGACGCCGTCTGAGTTGATTGTAGCCATTACGGGTGAGGATCTGAATCCTGATTATCTCGCCGACTATCTGGAAGATAAATATACATCCATATACAAGCTCTGA
- a CDS encoding beta-class carbonic anhydrase — protein sequence MDHIQEILEYNRVFVENKEYEAYRTGKFPNKKMVIITCMDTRLTELLPKAMNLRNGDVKIIKNAGAIISQPFGSVMRSVLVALYELGADEVLVVGHYECGMAALNADHMVNEMLERGISQEVLSTLENSGIKLNKWLKGFDNIEEGVQTTVKLIKNHPLLPPNTPVHGMVIHPDTGALTLVVDGNNQ from the coding sequence GTGGATCACATCCAAGAAATTTTAGAGTACAATCGTGTTTTCGTAGAAAACAAAGAATACGAGGCCTATAGAACGGGCAAGTTCCCTAACAAAAAAATGGTCATCATAACCTGTATGGATACGCGGCTAACGGAATTGCTCCCCAAAGCCATGAACCTGCGTAACGGGGATGTCAAAATTATTAAAAATGCGGGTGCCATTATTTCACAGCCTTTTGGAAGTGTAATGCGCAGTGTGCTAGTCGCTCTATATGAGCTGGGAGCAGACGAAGTACTCGTTGTAGGTCATTATGAATGCGGTATGGCTGCATTGAATGCTGATCATATGGTTAATGAGATGCTGGAACGTGGAATTTCGCAGGAAGTGCTAAGTACATTAGAAAATTCAGGTATTAAGTTAAATAAATGGTTGAAGGGTTTTGACAACATTGAAGAAGGGGTACAGACTACAGTGAAGCTTATTAAAAACCACCCCCTTCTCCCTCCCAATACGCCCGTTCATGGTATGGTAATACATCCGGATACAGGCGCGTTAACCCTTGTTGTTGACGGGAATAACCAATAA
- a CDS encoding PadR family transcriptional regulator: protein MNLLSYGLLGLLAREESSGYDLMLRIQPFWQAKHSQIYPLLARMESKELLASRWIQQSDKPDKKMYTITDKGIHMLQQWSQETLAAPVTRDELSLRLFCLWLTDKTSANRMLEERKRYFIQKIRHLEDILNDIPAENLHFGSKNFGDYILVQKGLMNAKAGLEWCQMVLRMLLAGDVRADTNPFLLKP from the coding sequence ATGAATTTACTATCGTATGGTCTGTTGGGACTTCTCGCCAGAGAGGAATCCTCCGGCTATGATCTGATGCTGCGTATTCAGCCTTTTTGGCAGGCCAAGCACAGCCAGATCTATCCGCTACTGGCCCGTATGGAGAGCAAGGAACTGCTAGCCTCCCGATGGATTCAGCAGTCCGACAAGCCTGATAAAAAGATGTATACCATTACGGACAAGGGAATCCATATGCTTCAGCAATGGTCTCAGGAAACGTTAGCTGCTCCGGTTACACGGGATGAATTAAGCCTTCGACTATTCTGTCTCTGGTTGACGGACAAAACTAGCGCCAATCGTATGCTAGAGGAACGCAAACGTTATTTTATTCAGAAAATCCGTCATCTAGAGGATATACTGAACGACATTCCCGCAGAAAATTTACACTTTGGCAGTAAGAATTTCGGTGACTATATTCTAGTACAAAAAGGGCTTATGAATGCCAAAGCAGGCCTGGAATGGTGCCAAATGGTGCTGCGCATGCTGCTTGCCGGTGATGTCAGAGCGGACACTAATCCGTTTTTACTTAAACCCTAA